The sequence below is a genomic window from bacterium.
TTCTTTATCGGTGCGCCTTGCAAATCCTTCAGCAATATTTGCCATTATTGAGATTGCAGAATTTCTTAATTGGTTTTTTAAACTAAAATCTTTAGTGAAATGTGAATTTTTTGTAATTTTATAAATTTTATTTGTTAATTCTCTTGCCTTCTGCCAAGCCCGAATATCCTCAAATTTCTCAATCTTCCCCTTGACCCTCTGACCCTCTGACCCTCTGACTCTCTGACCCATTACCTCTTTGAGAATTGGAACCTTCTTCTTCTTCCATAGAGGCCATATTTTTTTCTCTCATGGATTCTTGTATCCCTTTTAAGAAGACCTGCTTTATTAAGGATAGGTTTTAATTCCTCATTTTTTTTTGCCAATGCCCTGGCAATCCCCTCCCTTATTGCTCCAGCCTGGCCAGATATGCCACCACCTCTAATATTTACATAACAATCAAATTTTCCAAATGTTTGTGTGGCATAGAATGGTGCGAAGACAAAGGGTTCAAGTGCTTTTGCCCTTCCACCAAAATATGTATTAAAATCCCTTTTGTTTATTTCTATCTTCCCATCACCAGGAATAAGCCTTACCCTTGCTCCTGCCTCTTTTCTCTTTCCAGTTGCCTGAACTTGTTCTCTCATCTAACTTCTAATACTTGTGGTTTTTGGGCAAGATGTGGATGTAGCCCATCTTTATATACCTTAAGCCTCCTTATCATCCTTCTTCCTATGATATTTTTAGGAAGCATCCCCCAAACTGAAAGCTCAACTATTTTACACGGATTTTTTGCCTTAAGCTCCTTGAAGCTTAATGTCTTAAGACCACCAGGATAGCCTGAATGTTTTCTATATAACTTATCTTTTTCTTTCTTTCCAGAAACCTTAATTTTTTCTGCATTCAAAACAACCACAAAATTTCCATTATCAATATGGGGTGTCCATCCTGGTTTTTCCTTTCCAAGAAGGATGCGAGAAGCATTTGCTGCCACTTTACCAAGTATCTTATCAGAGGCATCGATAATAAACCAATCCCTTTTTATATCCCCTTTCTTTGCAAATGATGTTTTCATAATTTCAAAAATTATATTTTAAAGATTAGAAATATGTCAATTAAATAATTTAACTTGACGAGACAGAATTTAAGAACATAGAATATTTTTATGAAGAATTTAAAAATAAAGCTTATAAAATCAAGAATTGGAATTTTCCCAAAGCATAAAAAGACATTGGATAGCCTTGGTTTAAGAAAAATGGGAAGGGAGGTTATAAAGCCAGATAATCCGCAAATTAAAGGGATGATAAGGAAGGTTTCTTATTGCTTGGAGGTTAAAGATGCTGAATAAATTAAAAAGACCAGAGGGTTCTTATAAAAAAAGAAAGAGGCTGGGAAGGGGAGAGGCATCAGGTCATGGTGGAACATCTACAAAGGGAACAAAGGGTCAGCTGGCAAGGAAGGGAGGGAAACAACCAGGATTTGAGGGTGGACAAACACCCCTTAAGATGAGGCTTCCCAAGAGGGGGTTTCATAATCCAAATAGACGAGAATATCAAATTGTAAAGCTTTCATCCTTAAATAAATTCCCTGAAAATACAGAGATTACAAAGGAAGTGCTTTTTAAGGAAAATCTTATTAAGGATATTAAAAAGCCAGTAAAAATATTATCCGAGGGAGAAATAAATATCCCCCTTTCCATAAAGGTTGACGCCATATCAACCTCTGCACTTTCAAAGATAGAAAAATCTGGCGGAAAGGTTCTATGAATCCATTAGAAGGTATTGGCAAGCCATTTAAGATATATGAGCTAAGGAAAAGAATCCTATTTACCCTTGGCTTGCTTGCGGTTTATAGGATTGGCTCATTCATTCCCACCCCAGGTGTAAATGCCTCTGCATTCCAGGCATACTTTCAAGGCTTAAAAGGAAGTATGGCAGGATTAGCAAATCTCTTTACCGGTGGAGCATTGGAAAGATTTTCCATATTTGCCTTAGGGATTATGCCATATATTTCAGCATCAATTATTATGTCCTTGATGGCACACCTTGTTCCATCTTTAGAGAAAATACAAAAGGAGGGAGAAGAGGGAAGGAGGAAGATAAACCAATACACAAGATACCTCACCGTCCTTATTGCCCTTATTCAAGGCTCTGGAATAAGCATATGGCTTGAAAGCACCCAATACTATGTTCCCATTGTTGTAGCACCTGGCATCGCCTTTAAGCTTATGACCGTTCTTGTTATGACAACGGGTGCCCTTTTTATTATGTGGCTTGGTGAGCAGATAACCGAAAGGGGAATAGGAAATGGCTCATCCATCCTTATCTTTGCCAATATTGTTGCCAGCGTTCCACAAGGGTTTGCCCTTACAATGCAAGGGATTTTTAGTGGAGAGATGAATATCCCTGTCGGAGTTATCCTTGTTTTCATTGTTGGGTGTATTGTTGCCGGCGTGGTTATTATGATTCAAGGTCATAGAAAGGTATCTGTCCAATATGCAAAGAGGATGATTGGAAGAAGGATGTATGGAGGTCAAAGCTCATATCTTCCGATGCAGATAAATATGGCAGGCGTTATTCCCATAATATTTGCCTCATCAATCCTTACATTTCCAGCCACCATAGGTGCATTTCTTGGCAGGGGTGGTCTTTTTGATTGGCTTCTTTATATTCCAGCCTGGATAAGGGAAGGGGTTTCAAACCTTCTTTATGTTGCTCTTACCATATTCTTTACATATTTCTATATCTCCATTATCTTTAATCCAAATGAGGTGGCTGATAACTTAAGAAAATCTGGAGGATTTGTTCCAGGGATTAGGCCAGGAAGACAGACATCAGACTATCTCCATACAATCCTTAACAGGGTAACCTTTGTGGGTGCCATATTCCTTGGCATTATTGCCATACTTCCAACCATTGTCCTATCATTCCTCCATGCACCATTTTATTTTGGCGGAACAACCATTCTAATT
It includes:
- a CDS encoding four helix bundle protein — encoded protein: MGQRVRGSEGQRVKGKIEKFEDIRAWQKARELTNKIYKITKNSHFTKDFSLKNQLRNSAISIMANIAEGFARRTDKEFINFLGIAHASVAELQSHLYVTFDEKYISEEEFQNIYVSAEEVSRLIQAFSNYLRNSQPPDSQTPDSL
- the rpsI gene encoding 30S ribosomal protein S9, with the translated sequence MREQVQATGKRKEAGARVRLIPGDGKIEINKRDFNTYFGGRAKALEPFVFAPFYATQTFGKFDCYVNIRGGGISGQAGAIREGIARALAKKNEELKPILNKAGLLKRDTRIHERKKYGLYGRRRRFQFSKR
- the rplM gene encoding 50S ribosomal protein L13; protein product: MKTSFAKKGDIKRDWFIIDASDKILGKVAANASRILLGKEKPGWTPHIDNGNFVVVLNAEKIKVSGKKEKDKLYRKHSGYPGGLKTLSFKELKAKNPCKIVELSVWGMLPKNIIGRRMIRRLKVYKDGLHPHLAQKPQVLEVR
- the rpmD gene encoding 50S ribosomal protein L30 produces the protein MKNLKIKLIKSRIGIFPKHKKTLDSLGLRKMGREVIKPDNPQIKGMIRKVSYCLEVKDAE
- the rplO gene encoding 50S ribosomal protein L15, yielding MLNKLKRPEGSYKKRKRLGRGEASGHGGTSTKGTKGQLARKGGKQPGFEGGQTPLKMRLPKRGFHNPNRREYQIVKLSSLNKFPENTEITKEVLFKENLIKDIKKPVKILSEGEINIPLSIKVDAISTSALSKIEKSGGKVL
- the secY gene encoding preprotein translocase subunit SecY, translating into MNPLEGIGKPFKIYELRKRILFTLGLLAVYRIGSFIPTPGVNASAFQAYFQGLKGSMAGLANLFTGGALERFSIFALGIMPYISASIIMSLMAHLVPSLEKIQKEGEEGRRKINQYTRYLTVLIALIQGSGISIWLESTQYYVPIVVAPGIAFKLMTVLVMTTGALFIMWLGEQITERGIGNGSSILIFANIVASVPQGFALTMQGIFSGEMNIPVGVILVFIVGCIVAGVVIMIQGHRKVSVQYAKRMIGRRMYGGQSSYLPMQINMAGVIPIIFASSILTFPATIGAFLGRGGLFDWLLYIPAWIREGVSNLLYVALTIFFTYFYISIIFNPNEVADNLRKSGGFVPGIRPGRQTSDYLHTILNRVTFVGAIFLGIIAILPTIVLSFLHAPFYFGGTTILIVVGVALDTLRQVESYLMMHHYEGFLKKARIRGRF